The genomic window AAAGTGAGTAAGTCTATGTCCTTGATTGCGAATATTATCCGTCCTGAAGTGCTTGATCTGGCGGCCTACCACGTGCCGGATTCGGTCGGCTTTGTGAAGCTCGATGCGATGGAAAATCCTTACACTTTGAGTGCGGATCTGCAGCAAGCACTGGCCACGCGCTTGGCCAAAGTGGCGCTGAATCGCTACCCAGTACCTAGTTACAGTGGCTTGAAAACCGCGATCAAACAACAACTTGGCGTACCTCAGGATTACGATCTGGTACTAGGTAATGGTTCGGATGAATTGATTTCTATGGTCTCTATGGCCTGTGCCAAAGCTGGCGCCAAGGTATTGGCACCGTTGCCAGGCTTCGTGATGTATGCGATGTCGGCGCGCTTGGCGGGTATGCAGTTCGTTGGCGTGCCTTTAAACGCCGATCTGACTTTAGACCTGGCCGCGATGCTAGCCGCCATCGCCGAGCATCGACCCGCCATCACTTACTTGGCATACCCGAATAACCCTACCGGCACTTTGTACGAAGTGGCGGATATCGAGGCAATCTTGCGTGCGGTCGGCGACACTGGCGTGGTGATACTGGATGAGGCGTATCAACCGTTTTCACCAGTCAGCTTCATGTCGCGTTTGGGCGAATTCGATAATCTACTGGTAATGCGCACAGTCTCCAAGCTAGGTTTGGCGGGTATTCGCCTCGGTTACATGACGGGAAGCCAGGCCTTGCTGGAACAGTTCGAAAAAGTGCGACCTCCTTACAATATCAACGTACTCACTGAGGCCGCGGCAGAATTTATGTTAGAGCAAGTGGCTGTGCTCGATGCGCAAGCTGCGCAGTTATGCGCGCAACGCGGCGTCTTGACCGAGGCTTTGGCGCGCTTGCCTGGCGTCACAGTTTTTCCGTCGGCGGCAAATTTCCTGCTGATTAGGGTGCCGCAAGCCGAACAAGTATTCGCTAAATTAGTGAAACAAAAAATATTAGTTAAAAATGTAGGTAAAATGCATGTGCTGCTGGAAAACTGCTTACGTATTACGGTCAGCACCCCAGAAGAAAATTCCCTCTTTCTTGATGCTTTTAGTGCATCATTATGAACGCGTCTTTGTCAACTAAGCCCTTTAGCCTTAATAGCCCCTAATTATGCAAGCTCAACGCACCGCCCAAGTTACCCGCAACACCAATGAAACGCAGATCCGCGTCGCCATCAATCTGGATGGAACCGGTAAGCAAAAACTCAATACCGGTGTTCCATTTTTAGACCACATGCTCGATCAGATTGCCCGTCATGGCCTGATCGATCTGGAAATCGAAGCGGTCGGTGATTTGCATATCGATGCTCATCATACGGTGGAAGATGTCGGCATCACCTTAGGACAGGCGTTTGCTATTGCCATGGGCGACAAGAAAGGAATACGCCGTTATGGTCATGCTTACGTGCCTCTGGATGAAGCCTTGTCACGCGTGGTCATCGATTTTTCCGGTCGCCCAGGCCTGGAGTTTCATGTGCCGTTCAAACGCGCCATGATAGGTTCGTTTGACGTCGATTTGACGCATGAATTTTTTCAGGGTTTTGTGAATCACGCGCTAGTTTCAATGCATATTGATAACTTGCGTGGCGACAATGCACACCACCAATGCGAAACCGTGTTTAAAGCTTTCGGCCGCGCTTTGCGTATGGCCTCTGAACTCGATGCGCGCTCAGCTGGTACTATACCTTCTACCAAGGGTAGTCTTTAATCCTCAAACTCCTCGCTTCACTAGCAGTTCATTATGAATAAAATTGTTGTTGTCGATTATGGTATGGGCAATCTGCGCTCAGTGGCACAGGCTTTGCGCGCTGTTGCACCGGAAGCGAACGTAATCATCTCTGGCGAAGTCGCCGATATCAAGAGCGCAGATCGACTGGTCTTGCCAGGTCAGGGTGCGATGCCCGATTGCATGCGTAGTTTGCGTGAGTCTGGCGTGCAGGATGCCGTCATGCAAGCGGCGCGTAGCAAACCCTTGTTTGGGGTTTGTGTCGGCGAGCAAATGCTGTTTGATGTCAGTGCCGAGGGGGATACACCGGGTTTGGGTCTATTGCCAGGCAAGGTAGTGCGCTTCGATTTACGTGGCCAGATGCAGGCAGATGGCTCGCGTTTCAAAGTGCCGCAAATGGGTTGGAATCGCGTCCGCCAAGCGCAGCCACATGCGCTCTGGCAGGGCATAGACGATGACGCCTATTTCTATTTTGTGCATAGCTATTTTGCGCAACCTGAGAACTCCCTGCATACCGTCGGCGAAACCGATTACGGCAGCATGTTTGCTTGTGCGGTGGCCCGTGATAATATTTTTGCGACACAATTTCATCCGGAAAAAAGTTCTGCGGCTGGCTTGCAGTTGTATAAGAATTTCGTCCACTGGAAGCCTTGATCCTTAGGCCATTTTTGTTTTTGTTAAACTCTCATTTTCACCTTTTTCATAGATACTCATCATGCTGCTCATTCCTGCCATCGACCTGAAAGACGGTCACTGCGTACGCCTGAAACAAGGAGACATGGATCAAGCCACGGTCTTCTCTGATGCTCCTGCCGAAATGGCACGTCATTGGTTAAAGCAAGGCGCGCGCCGTCTGCATCTGGTGGACTTAAATGGTGCGTTTGCCGGTAAGCCAGTCAATGAAGCGGCAGTCAAGGCGATTTTGCAAGCGGTGCGCGAGTATGCTGAAGAAACCGATACCGAAGAAGTTCCTGTGCAATTGGGTGGCGGGATACGCGATCTTGACACCATAGAGCGCTATCTGAACGACGGCTTGTCCTACATTATTATCGGTACCGCTGCGGTCAAGAGCCCCGGCTTTCTGGCCGATGCCTGTGCCGCGTTTCCAGGGCAGATCATCGTTGGTATCGACGCCAAAGATGGTAAAGTTGCCACTGATGGCTGGAGCAAATTGTCCGGTCACGATGTCATCGATCTGGCGCAAAAATTTGAAGGTTATGGCGTCGAAGCGATTATTTATACCGATATCGGTCGCGATGGCATGATGGGTGGCGTGAATATCGAAGCTACGGTTAAGTTGGCGCAAGCCGTGAGTATCCCCGTCATCGCATCGGGCGGTGTGCATGTATTGGCCGATGTTGAGGCTTTGTGTGCGGTGCAGGATGAAGGTATCTCTGGCGTTATCTGCGGTCGTTCAATTTATGAAGGCACGCTTGATTTGTTGTCGGCGCAGGATAGGGCGGATGAGTTGAGCGGTGAATTTGATAATGAAGAAGATCTTACATGACGCTGGCAAAACGCATTATCCCTTGTCTGGATGTGACCGCTGGTCGGGTCGTCAAGGGCATTAATTTTCAAGAATTGCGCGATGCCGGTGATCCGGTCGAGATCGCGCGGCGCTACGATGCGCAAGGTGCTGATGAAATCACCTTTCTTGATATCACCGCATCTTCAGATGACCGTGATCTAATCTTGCCGATTATTGAGGCGGTAGCGTCACAGGTGTTTATCCCGCTGACGGTAGGTGGTGGTGTTCGTACGGTGGCCGATGTGCGGCGCTTGCTCAATGCCGGCGCCGATAAAATCGGCATCAACACTTCTGCGATTACAAATCCGCAACTGGTGGCCGATGCTGCGCAAAAATATGGCTCGCAATGCATCGTGGTGGCGATCGATGCGAAGCGGGTCGCACCCGGAAAATGGGAGGTGTATACCCATGGCGGTCGTAATGCAACCGGCCTTGATGCTGTCGAGTGGGCCTGTAATATGGCCAGGCTGGGTGCCGGCGAAATCCTGCTCACCAGCATGGATAAGGACGGCACCCGTTCTGGATTTGATCTCGGTTTGACACGGGCGGTATCGGATGCTGTGGATATTCCTGTGATTGCCTCTGGCGGAGTCGGCAGTCTGCAAGATCTGGCCGATGGCATCAAGCTGGGGGGCGCCGATGCGGTGCTGGCGGCAAGTATTTTCCATTTTGGTCAGCACACGGTGCAAGAAGCAAAACAGTTTATGGCAGCACAAAGTATTCCTATGAGGTTGGTATGAGTTATAAATGGCTAAACAAAGTGTGCTGGGATGAATACGGCTTGGTGCCAGTGATAGCGCAAGAGGCGAGTACGAATGAAGTCTTAATGTTCGCCTGGATGAACCGCGATGCGCTTACTAAAACAGTAGAATTAGGCGAGGCGGTGTATTGGAGCCGCTCGCGTAAAAAACTATGGCATAAAGGCGAAGAATCCGGCCATATACAAAAGGTGCTGGAGATTCGTCTCGATTGCGATGAAGATGTGGTCTTGCTTAAGATTGAGCAAATTGACGGTATCGCCTGTCACACTGGTCGCCACTCTTGTTTTTTCCAGAAGTTTGAGGGGGATGCGAACGCCGGAGAATGGCAGGCGGTTGATCCCGTCTTGAAAGATCCCGAAAGCATCTACAAATGACTGCCAGTATGAGCAACAGTGAACAAGAGATTCTGCAGCGTCTGGCTGATTTGATGGAAAGTCGTAAGCCAGCTAATGGCGGCAATCCAGAGACTTCCTATGTCGCGAAATTGTTTGCAAAGGGCGACGACGCGATCCTAAAAAAAATCGGTGAAGAAGCGACTGAGACTGTGATGGCGGCGAAAGACGCTAGAGTTTCTGGCGATGCCAGCAAACTATTGTATGAGTGCGCAGATTTGTGGTTTCATACGCTTGTCATGTTGGCACAGTATAATCTTACTCCCCAGCAAGTGCTAAATGAACTGGCACGACGCGAGGGGCTTTCCGGTTTGGA from Undibacterium parvum includes these protein-coding regions:
- the hisC gene encoding histidinol-phosphate transaminase; its protein translation is MSLIANIIRPEVLDLAAYHVPDSVGFVKLDAMENPYTLSADLQQALATRLAKVALNRYPVPSYSGLKTAIKQQLGVPQDYDLVLGNGSDELISMVSMACAKAGAKVLAPLPGFVMYAMSARLAGMQFVGVPLNADLTLDLAAMLAAIAEHRPAITYLAYPNNPTGTLYEVADIEAILRAVGDTGVVILDEAYQPFSPVSFMSRLGEFDNLLVMRTVSKLGLAGIRLGYMTGSQALLEQFEKVRPPYNINVLTEAAAEFMLEQVAVLDAQAAQLCAQRGVLTEALARLPGVTVFPSAANFLLIRVPQAEQVFAKLVKQKILVKNVGKMHVLLENCLRITVSTPEENSLFLDAFSASL
- the hisB gene encoding imidazoleglycerol-phosphate dehydratase HisB; its protein translation is MQAQRTAQVTRNTNETQIRVAINLDGTGKQKLNTGVPFLDHMLDQIARHGLIDLEIEAVGDLHIDAHHTVEDVGITLGQAFAIAMGDKKGIRRYGHAYVPLDEALSRVVIDFSGRPGLEFHVPFKRAMIGSFDVDLTHEFFQGFVNHALVSMHIDNLRGDNAHHQCETVFKAFGRALRMASELDARSAGTIPSTKGSL
- the hisH gene encoding imidazole glycerol phosphate synthase subunit HisH, translating into MNKIVVVDYGMGNLRSVAQALRAVAPEANVIISGEVADIKSADRLVLPGQGAMPDCMRSLRESGVQDAVMQAARSKPLFGVCVGEQMLFDVSAEGDTPGLGLLPGKVVRFDLRGQMQADGSRFKVPQMGWNRVRQAQPHALWQGIDDDAYFYFVHSYFAQPENSLHTVGETDYGSMFACAVARDNIFATQFHPEKSSAAGLQLYKNFVHWKP
- the hisA gene encoding 1-(5-phosphoribosyl)-5-[(5-phosphoribosylamino)methylideneamino]imidazole-4-carboxamide isomerase; amino-acid sequence: MLLIPAIDLKDGHCVRLKQGDMDQATVFSDAPAEMARHWLKQGARRLHLVDLNGAFAGKPVNEAAVKAILQAVREYAEETDTEEVPVQLGGGIRDLDTIERYLNDGLSYIIIGTAAVKSPGFLADACAAFPGQIIVGIDAKDGKVATDGWSKLSGHDVIDLAQKFEGYGVEAIIYTDIGRDGMMGGVNIEATVKLAQAVSIPVIASGGVHVLADVEALCAVQDEGISGVICGRSIYEGTLDLLSAQDRADELSGEFDNEEDLT
- the hisF gene encoding imidazole glycerol phosphate synthase subunit HisF, producing the protein MTLAKRIIPCLDVTAGRVVKGINFQELRDAGDPVEIARRYDAQGADEITFLDITASSDDRDLILPIIEAVASQVFIPLTVGGGVRTVADVRRLLNAGADKIGINTSAITNPQLVADAAQKYGSQCIVVAIDAKRVAPGKWEVYTHGGRNATGLDAVEWACNMARLGAGEILLTSMDKDGTRSGFDLGLTRAVSDAVDIPVIASGGVGSLQDLADGIKLGGADAVLAASIFHFGQHTVQEAKQFMAAQSIPMRLV
- the hisI gene encoding phosphoribosyl-AMP cyclohydrolase, which codes for MSYKWLNKVCWDEYGLVPVIAQEASTNEVLMFAWMNRDALTKTVELGEAVYWSRSRKKLWHKGEESGHIQKVLEIRLDCDEDVVLLKIEQIDGIACHTGRHSCFFQKFEGDANAGEWQAVDPVLKDPESIYK
- a CDS encoding phosphoribosyl-ATP diphosphatase; the protein is MSNSEQEILQRLADLMESRKPANGGNPETSYVAKLFAKGDDAILKKIGEEATETVMAAKDARVSGDASKLLYECADLWFHTLVMLAQYNLTPQQVLNELARREGLSGLDEKAARKDV